TGTTGAAGATCAGCACGTTTTGCCTGTTTTCGGTACGGGAATCCAGTACGTATCTTCTGGTCATGGCCAGCTCGGGTATGATGGGATATTTGAGAGCTTCCTTGCCCAGCAAACACATGTCATACGCAGACGAATAATGGTTCTTGTCGTAGAGGCCGTGAGGATTCACAAAATGGGTGTCCATCATCCCCAGCTCCATAGCCTTCTTGTTCATGAGGGAGGCAAAGCGTTTGGTGTTGCCGCTTATGGCTTCCGCAAACAACACGCAGGTGTCGTTGGCAGATTTGACCACGGCCCCGGCCAGAGCGTCCTGCACGCTGATCTTTTCGCCTTTGGTCATGTAGAGAGAAGTAAAGGGAGTGGCCGCCACGTTTTCCGACGCAGTCAGCATGTCGTCCAGGGGAAGTCTTTCCAGCGCCAGGATACAGGTCATCAGCTTGGTGGTGCTGGCGTTGGGCAGATGGGCGTATTGGTTCTTCTTATAGAGCACCTGCCCCGTATCGGCATCCATCAGGCAGGCAGCCTTGCAGGTGAGGATGGGAGCGCCGCTTTTGTCATAGGTGATGGCGGGCTCTTTTTCGGCCTCCTGGCAATAAGCGGCGAGACTGACGAGAAGCAGAATAAGGACTGAGAAATATCTTTTATACATAATAAGACCAAGGGTTTATACGGCAGGACCGGCCGACATCTCCCGACGCTCCGGAGCTGCAAGAAGCCCGGGCTATGGGAGCTACATAAATATTATACCATATATGCAGTTTATATGATATACTCGGCCGCCCCTGCAAAAGCCCCGGACCTGTTGAAAAAAACTGCCGTATAGGGTAATATATAAATGTGATCAGTCTTGAGATACCCACTTATATAAGGAGCGTTCAGTGATCCATCCGGATGACATACAGAAAATCATCGGCCCCGAGGGCATTTTTGCAAAAAAGACCCCGGGCTATGAGACCAGACGCCAGCAGATAGATATGAGTCTGTCTGTGGCCGATGCCTTCAACCACGGCCGGCTGCTGCTGGCGGAAGCAGGCACCGGCGTAGGCAAGACCCTGGCATATCTTTCGCCGGCTTACTATCTGGCCAGGGATGGCCGGGTCATTATCATATCCACCAACACCATCAATCTGCAGAACCAGCTGATCCGCAAGGACATCCCCGCCTTGTTTGATCCGGAAGAGATCAGCTACGCGCTGGTAAAGGGCCGCAACAATTACGTGTGCAGATCCGAGGTGGATTATGCCGCCGGGAGCATCCTCCACGACGGCGAGAAGCTTTTCAAGCGTTTTCTCAAATGGGTGGGCAAGACCGAGACCGGCGATTATGAAGACATCGACTTTGAGTTTCCCTACTGGGCCGAAGTCAGAAGCGACATGCATACCTGCCGCAAAAACGAGTGTCCCTACTTTCAGTCCGGCAGATGCTTCTATTACAACATGCGCAAAAAGGCCGAAGGGGCCAGGCTCATAGTCACCAATCACGCCCTGTTTTTCTCCGACTTGGCCCTGAAAGCCCAGGACAGGGGGCCGGGAGGAGACAAGGCCGGCGACATTCTGCCCGAATACAGCTGCGTGGTCTTTGACGAAGCCCATCATCTGGAAGAAGTGGCCAGCAACGTGTTCAGCGCAGAGCTGTCCAACCTGTCTCTGCCCTATATCCTGAAGAGGCTCAGGAATCGCAAAGAATTTGACCTGTCCGATGCCCTGCTGGATTCGGTGGGCAAGCTCTCTGATATGATGTTTGGGCAGATCCGTACGGACAAGCCGGACTTTTTCATAGAGGACGTATCCTCTCCGGAGCTCTTGTCCGCAGCCCGGGATCTGTCAGAGCAGCTGGGAGTCGTCATCGACGAGCTGGAGGACATAGAGGACAAGGATATTCGCGCTCAGGCCGAATCCTTTTGCGATATGCTCTCAGAGGTGCGTATGTCCATCGGAGACATACTCTTCGGTCAGAGCGAAGAAATGTTCAGATGGGGTGAAGTGAGAGGTGAGACCAGGAACATAGTCAGCCTTCACTCCACTCCCGTGTCGGTGTCCGACGGTCTGAGAGACAATCTGTTTGCCCGAGGCGACACTTCCATAGTGCTGACCTCCGCCACGCTGGCAAGCGGCGAGGGCTTTGATTATATCAAATCCCGTCTGGGGATAGATCTCATAGAGGACGAGGACAGAGTGCGGGAGTACGTGTACGACAGTCCCTTTGACTACAGGGAGCAGATGCTGCTCTACGTCCCCAGGGATACTCCCCCTCCCTCAGACAGCATGGAATACGCCGCTCTTCTGGCAGATAAGACCGAGCAGCTGCTGTCCGTCACCCGCGGAGGAGCATTTTTGCTGTTCACCTCTTACAGCATGATGAACAAGGTGTACGATATCCTCGCCCGCAAAGGCAGCTATGACTACATCAGGCAGGGCGATATGCCCGGGGCGCAGCTCATAAAAGAATTCACCGAGGACCCCAACACGGTGCTCATGGGCACCTCCGGCTTTTGGGAGGGCGTGGACATACCCGGTGACAGGCTGAGACTGGTGGTCCTGGACAAGATCCCCTTCCCGG
This region of Abditibacteriota bacterium genomic DNA includes:
- a CDS encoding ATP-dependent DNA helicase, with amino-acid sequence MIHPDDIQKIIGPEGIFAKKTPGYETRRQQIDMSLSVADAFNHGRLLLAEAGTGVGKTLAYLSPAYYLARDGRVIIISTNTINLQNQLIRKDIPALFDPEEISYALVKGRNNYVCRSEVDYAAGSILHDGEKLFKRFLKWVGKTETGDYEDIDFEFPYWAEVRSDMHTCRKNECPYFQSGRCFYYNMRKKAEGARLIVTNHALFFSDLALKAQDRGPGGDKAGDILPEYSCVVFDEAHHLEEVASNVFSAELSNLSLPYILKRLRNRKEFDLSDALLDSVGKLSDMMFGQIRTDKPDFFIEDVSSPELLSAARDLSEQLGVVIDELEDIEDKDIRAQAESFCDMLSEVRMSIGDILFGQSEEMFRWGEVRGETRNIVSLHSTPVSVSDGLRDNLFARGDTSIVLTSATLASGEGFDYIKSRLGIDLIEDEDRVREYVYDSPFDYREQMLLYVPRDTPPPSDSMEYAALLADKTEQLLSVTRGGAFLLFTSYSMMNKVYDILARKGSYDYIRQGDMPGAQLIKEFTEDPNTVLMGTSGFWEGVDIPGDRLRLVVLDKIPFPVPSSPSVKARCDYIKDLGKDPFDDYSLPEAAIRLKQGMGRLIRTRSDKGVVAILDSRLHTKRYRYNLYKAFPGCKGVTTIDKVKDWVDARMDIDRILKETAPQDAPGDSDDK